The following nucleotide sequence is from Ferruginibacter lapsinanis.
TTCTTTGGTAAACCTGTAAATGATTCTGTAAATCCGGATGAAGTGGTAGCATTAGGAGCTGCTATTCAGGCTGATATTTTAGCTGGAAATAATAAAGATGTTTTATTACTTGATATTACTCCGTTAAGCTTGGGGATAGAAACTGCAGGCGGATTAATGGACGTGTTGATCCCAAGAAATTCAAAGATCCCTAACAAAGTAGGCCGACAATATACTACCCAGGTTGATGGACAAGATAGTATGCGTATATCTGTATATCAGGGAGAAAGGGATCTGGTGCAGCACAACAGGAAACTGGCAGAATTTAATTTAACAGGCATCCCAGGTATGCCGGCGGGCATGCCTAAGGTAGAAGTGAGTTTTCTGATCAATGCCGATGGGATATTGGTTGTAAAAGCAAAAGAATTACGTAGTGGAGTAGAGCAGAGTATAGAAGTAAAATCTCAGTATGGATTAACAGATGCAGAGGTAGAGCAAATGCTGATGGATTCTATTGCACATGCCAAAGAAGATATAGCCACGAGAGCCTTAGTAGAAGCCAGAACGGAAGGAGAGCAGTTGTTGCAGACAACAGAAAGATTTATTCAGAAAAATGCCGCACATCTTACCAAAGAAGAAATGATGGAAACTGCAGGAGCTATGCAAGCGTTGCAGCTAGCGATTACAATGGAGGATAAAAATTTGATACAAACCAAGATTGAAGCATTGAATGATATTTCACGTCCATATGCCGAAAGGATCATGGATATTGCTGTATCGTCTGCAATGAAAGGGAAAACTATTTAATTGCGTCTATATAAAGTAAAAATATTATTTTGTGCAAATCTATTATGAGCGCAAAAGTACATTTCTCGGGATTAGACGGCTTGCGATTTATATCCATCACTTTTGTGGTGCTTCATCATCTCTTCACATTTAAAGCTAATTTCGGTTTTACGGCCATTGATCTTCCTGTGTTAGGAACAATAGGATATTACGGAATACAGTTTTTTTTTGCAGGAAGCGGTTTTCTAATAACCTATCTATTACTAAGAGAATATGGTAAATATAATACAATCTCATTAAGGTCTTTCTATGCCAGGCGTATACTAAGGATATGGCCTGCTTATTATTTATTGATCATACTGGCATTAGTTGTTGTATTAAAATACCCCTTTTTTAATATCCCCGATCTAACAGATACTTATCTGCAAAGCAATTTTCAAAAAGGCAATTTATTGTATTTTTTATTTTTGCCTCATATTGTACCTTTTAGTTTTCCCACTACTCCGTATGTACATCAAACTTATACAATAGGTATAGAGGAGCAGTTTTATTTTATTTGGGGGATGATATTTTTTCTTATTCCGAAACTGACCAAAAGGGTTTTTATCGGCGTGCTATTGGGTATTGTAGTAATAAATTTTTCGCATGATTATTTTTATGAAGTACTGAAGAAAATGGAGCACATAAAGGCAGTAGATATTTTTCTTCGAACGGCCACCTATATTAAATATTGCCGGTTTTCTACCTTTGCGATAGGATCACTTTTTGCGTTTGCTTTTTTTCAACATAAAAAATGGATACAAGTATTTAAGTCTGTTTATTTTCAGCTATTCGTTTATGCTTTACTGGTAAGTAGCATCTGGTTCGATTTGTATATTCCCTATTGCAGGGATGAATATATATCCTTAATAATGCTTTGTGTTTTTGGGATAGCTGCTTTCAAAGAAACTTCTATAATAAACTACAGTGCCAGCTGGCTTTCTTTTTTGGGTAAAGTATCTTATGGTATTTACCTGTTCCACATTTTTGCAATAATATTTGCCATTAAAATATGCAACAATGTTTTTCATTTAAGTTTCGATAACTACACAGGTATGTCATTGCTGATCATTGTGGCAATGTTGCTATCTGTTTTATTTGGAATTATATCTTATTATACGATAGAAAAATTCTTTTTGCAGATCAAGAAACGCTTTGAAAAAGTTTAATTCATCAATGAAAAATTTTATAAATAAACTTTCAGATAAACAAGATTACTATGCAGTAATTATGTTGTGGCTTGTATTTCAGGCAATATGGATAGCTGTTTTTGGATTTGATTTTCAGGGGGAATCGGATAAGTACATTACAGAAGCAAGGTTATTTATAATCAATCATGGGTTTACCCAACAACGGTATATTTTTTATTCAACAACCATATTAATAATTGTATGTAGTAATTTGATTAAGATGGGTGTATATGGAGCTGTTGCTATAATTATGTTGATCAATCTTTGCAGCTATTTGTATTTCTTTAAAGCAATCAAAAGTTTTTATGTAGAAAAATACCCGGCATATCTGCTTCTGATTTTCTTATTGTTTTTCTGGCCATACCAACGTTGGTCAATCACATTGTATACAGAAGGAATATTTTATAGTTTGGTGCTTGTGTTGTTTGCATTGTTAATTCGCTATCGTGATCTGTCTGCCAGATTTTTATTGGCACTTTCAGCGGTAATGACTTTGCTGGTACTTACCCGACCAATGGGAGTGTTGTTTATTGTTCCTGTGTTGATGTTTATATACTTTCATCTTGTCGGCAGACAAAAGGTCATTTTTCTTATTGGGCTGATTGTAGGGTTAGTATTAATCAATCAGGTGGCACAGGTTGTATTTACAACTACCAGAGATTGGAGTATGGTTCAGGCATTGCAATCAGATATTATCATCGCAGATAAAGAGGTTATTCCGGTAAATAAAAATATTGTTATTACGCAAAATCCCAACCAGTTATATCAACTCGTCTTCTATATCACTCACAATTTTTCTCACTTTATTATGTTGGCTTTAAAACGCCTGCAGGCTTTCTTTTTTTTGGTAAGAAGTTATTATTCGACGGCTCATAATGTTTTTTTATTGGCTCCGGTGGCACTGGTATATCTGCTTATAATTTCTCGGGTTAACAAAATCAAGAAAGCCATCAATAAGTCTTTACTGGTATTCGTTGTTTTGTCTGTAGTGTTTTTTGCAGTGGCAGTGGCATTGCAATTCGATGATTATCACAATCGATTCTTTCTTACGTTGATGCCTTGCATTACAGTCCTGGCATCTGCAGCAGTTTTTCAAATAAAGAGCAGTGAAATGTAAGCTATCTTTTTTTATTCTTCATCAGTATAAATGGCTTTTCAATATAAGCCCATGAGGCCATGGCCAATCCGGTAGTAATTAATAAAGTAAGATAGAATAACCCATACGCAGAAATGGGAAAACTTGAGATCTTAAATAACATTTGCTGTACCGGAAAGGCAAAAATGTATAATCCGTATGACAGGTCTTTTTTGATCCATAGCTTTATTAAATTGGAAAACCCAAACAAATAAACTGGCAATGAAAGCAGCGGTAATAATAGAAATGACGGGTCGAAGTTTGGTAAATTGATCAGCCTGAAAAGCATATATGCAGCTGCAGAAGAAAATAAGATTAAAAGAACTTGCTGTTGATTTAATTTAACAACGGCCACAAAACAGCCCAGATAAAAAATACAGATAAGATTAAGATGTCTGTGCAAATTTCCGTCAGTATTAGGTTTAAATGCCAGTAATAAGATGCATATGATCATGACCAACGCAGCGATATATGCAAAAAGCTTTTTTCTCTTTAGCATTCCCAGGAAAAGAAAAAGTGCTAAAGACAGATATAGGAAAAGTTCCACCTCAATACTCCAAAGTGATGCATTAAAGCTATGTGTATTATAAAAATTATCAGTGAAAACTCCTGGCAGATTCATCCGGATCCTGAATCCTGTCATTGTATATAAGTACTTCCAGGTATCGCTATTTGCGAAATAATCAAATACACTTAACTGGGTGAAAATTGGCCCGATAATGAAAACACTGATCAATACCAGCGCTACTAAGGCAGGGTATATCCTGTATATTCTCTTTCGTAAAAAGACAATTACATTTCTCGAATCTAACGCACTTTTTGTAACAAGCAATCCGCTGATAAAGAAAAAAATACTCAATCCAAATGCTGAGGCTTCAAATTGACCATTGGTTATGGCATTTACCGGTTCGTTGTATACTTCTCCCGCCACATAAAATGAATGAGAAAAGATTACAAGTATTGCCCCAAGTAATCGTAAAAAATTAAAATTATTATTGTACAAGGTTTACTTCGTTTTTGTAAGGCTTAAGGTTCGTTGTAAGTATTTACCTATAATATCAAATTCAATATTTACCTGGTCATTCAGTTGTACATATTGTATGTTGGTATGATGGTAAGTATAAGGTATAATGGTTACTGTGAAATTTTTTCTAGAAACATTAAAAACAGTAAGACTGGTTCCATTTAATGTAATAGAACCTTTCTCAATGATGAGGGCAGCGAATTTTTCGTCAAATTCGAAACTAAAGTCCCAACTGCCATTTTTTTCTGCAATTGTAACACATTTAGCTGTAGTATCAACATGGCCTTGTACAATATGTCCATCCAGTCGCCCATTCATTAGCATACATCGCTCAATATTCACAATATGCCCAACTTTCCAATCGTTCAGGTTGGTTTTAGATAGAGTTTCTTCCACCGCTGTTATTTGGTGTACTTTGTTGCTGATTTTCTCTACGGTGAGGCATACGCCGTCATGAGCCAGGCTCTGATCAACTTTAAGTTCATCAGCAATGGCCGATTCGATAAGATAGGTCTTGTTGGTACCCGAAAGAATTATCTCTTTTACAACACCTGTAGTTTCAATAATACCGGTAAACATCAGCCAAAATTCGGAATTCTTTTCAATAATTTCGTTTTTTAAAAAATTATTATATCTTTGCACTCTTAAAAAAAACTACCAAAGGAGGTATATCAAATGTTAATTATCGATTCTAAAGATTGCGAAAACATAGACAAGGCTTTAAAGAAGTACAAAAAGAAATTCGAAAAAAGCCGTGTTTTATTACAGTTAAGAGACAGACAGTCTTTTACTAAACCGTCTATCAGACGCAGAACTCAAGTGTTAAAAGCTGTTTACAAACAGAATATAGCAATTGGTAAAATAGACATCTAAGTCGTCTGTTTTATTTACAATATTTTAAACTGATAACCTTGTAACTTTGGTTATCAGTTTTTTTATGTCCGCCAATCAACAAAGCATACAGTCATTTTTAGATTACCTTAAATTCGAAAAAAGGTATTCCCGGCATACTGTGATATCCTATCAAACCGATTTGATTGCTTTCTTTGATTTTATTGAGCTGCAATTTGGAACTACAGATATCGCATCCATTCATTCAAGTTTTATTCGAAGTTGGCTTGCCGGTCTTAAGGATCAGGCGATGGAATCAAAAACTATCAACAGGAAAATATCTAGCCTAAAATCCTTTTTTAAATACCAGCTAAAGAAAGGAATCGTGAAGGTTAGCCCTATGACTACGATCATCTCACAAAAAGTAAGCAAACGGCTACCCCAGTATGTGGAAGAGAATGATATCGCCACTTTATTTAATTATGTAGAGTTTCCGGATAACTGGGCGGGGAGAACAGATAGATTACTATTACAGTTATTTTACAATACGGGGATGCGGCAAGCGGAGCTGGTAAGCCTTAAAGAGTCTAATATTGATAAAAGTAACAGTTCATTAAAAGTATTGGGTAAAGGAAATAAAGAAAGGGTATTGCCTGTCAGTAATGAATTAATGCAGTCGATATTATTTTATATAGAAGCCAAAAGAACAGAATTTGAAGTTTTTGATAAAGAAGTATTACTTATAAATAATAAAGGGGTAAAGTTGTATCCTAAATATGTTTACAATTCTGTAAAAAAATATTTAACTGAAGTAACTACTATAGATAAAAAAAGTCCTCACGTTCTACGGCATAGTTTTGCAACACACTTAATGAATAACGGAGCCGATCTAAATGCTGTAAAGGAATTGCTTGGTCACAGCAGCCTAGCCGCTACTCAGGTATACACACACAATACGATCGAAAAATTGAAAGATGTATATAAAAAGGCACATCCAAAAGCTTAATTTTCAACTGCTTTCACAATAAAATTTCCGCTTATCAGTTTATTATGTTATAAACTGGTTTTTTTTTGGAAATATGGGTTTTAAAAATTAACTTGTATTCAGAAAGACCACATCATTAAATCCTAAAATCTGTTTTATGTAGTAAAAAGTTTACCTGATTTTCTCACACTATTGTTAACAGTTTAAAAAACAAGATTGCCATGAACGTAAACATTCAGACTGTGCATTTTGACGCAGACGCAAAATTAGTAACCTATGTAGAAAAAAAACTTTCAAAATTATTCCAATTCCATGATCGAATCACAAAAGTTGATGTGTACTTAAAATTAGATAACGTAGTTCACAACATTAAAGACAAAGTAGCCGAGATTAAAGTTCATATTCCTAAATATGATTTCTTTGTAAAACACTCTTCTAAATCTTTTGAAGAAAGTTTTGATGAGGCTTTAAACTCAGTGATAACACAGATAAAACGAAAAAAAGAAAGACTTGCAGCTTAAAAATACAATCCCGCTTTTAGCGGGATTTTTTATTAGATTTATGGATTCATTTAAATTTTTTTTTCATTCTTTCAGTCACTTTTTTGAGTAGCACAGTCATTTTTATAAGTTTTTGACCAGCAATTAAAAAGGATGAATTGCTCCTGTTATTCACATTTTTATTTTTTCGTGTAAAAAAATCTTTTACAAAGTTTTTCTATTAATCAAATATACTTACCTTTGCCTTCCCAAAAAATAAGGTGCCTTTCTAAGGGGCTTATTTACAGGGGAGTTCTTTATAAGAAGGTTTAAGGGTTTGAAGGTCAAACGTTCAACGTTTTCAACCTTTTAACTTTAAACGATTTGATGCCGAAGTAGCTCAGTTGGTAGAGCAGCTGATTTGTAATCAGCAGGTCGGGGGTTCGACTCCCTTCTTCGGCTCAATTTATTTAACCGCCTAAAGTGTATAGAAAATATTAATTTTAGGCTAATTGGGTAGATGGCCGAGTGGTTAAAGGCGACAGACTGTAAATCTGTTCACGTAAGTGTACGTAGGTTCGAACCCTACTCTGCCCACGAATCGATTTGGAAATGAGCCAATTTGGTGATTTGAAAATGAGATGTTCTTTGTAATAGAAGGTTTTAAAATTGGTAAATCACCAAATTTCCAAATCTTCAAATTGATTAGCGGAAGTAGCTCATTTGGTAGAGCGGTAGCCTTCCAAGCTTCAGGTGGCCGGTTCGAGCCCGGTCTTCCGCTCAGTTTTTTACCTTGATAAGGGGTGCTTATTAGCCGTGGTAGCTCAGGGGTAGAGCACTTCCTTGGTAGGGAAGGGGTCGTGAGTTCGATTCTCACCTATGGCTCAACTAAATAAAATTAAAGTCGATGGTTACAGACTTAAAATGAAAACCAATTTCAAAACAAATATTAAAAATTAAACAATGGCAAAAGAATCTTTCAAAAGGGATAAACCCCATTTAAACGTTGGTACTATTGGTCACGTGGATCACGGTAAAACAACACTTACAGCCGCTATAACCGATGTTTTGTCAAAAAGAGGTTTAGCGGAAAAAAAGAATTATGATGATATTGATGGAGCTCCGGAAGAAAAAGAAAGGGGTATTACCATTAATACAGCTCACGTTGAGTATGCTACTGCTGCTCGTCACTACGCTCACGTAGATTGTCCGGGTCACGCCGATTATGTTAAGAACATGATCACTGGTGCTGCTCAAATGGATGGTGCTATCTTGGTTGTGGCTGCAACTGATGGTCCTATGCCTCAAACTAAAGAGCACATCTTGTTGGCTCGTCAGGTAGGTGTACCTCAAATCGTTGTTTTCATGAACAAAGTTGATTTGGTAGATGATCCTGAATTATTAGAATTAGTTGAAATGGAAATCCGTGAGTTGTTAAGCTCATATGGTTTTGATGGTGATAATACTCCAATCATCCAAGGTTCTGCAACTGGCGCTTTAGCTGGTGAAGAAAAATGGATCGCTAAAATTAACGAGTTGATGGATGCTGTTGATAGCTACATTCCTCTTCCTCCACGTTTAGTTGATTTACCTTTCTTGATGAGTGTTGAGGATGTATTCTCTATCACTGGTCGTGGTACCGTTGCTACTGGTCGTATCGAAAGAGGCCGTATCAAAGTTGGTGAAGCGATTGAAATTGTAGGTTTAATGGAAAAACCATTAGCATCTACAGTTACTGGTGTTGAGATGTTCAAAAAATTATTAGATGAAGGGGAAGCTGGTGATAACGCAGGTCTTTTATTACGTGGTATTGAGAAAACTCAAATCCGTCGTGGTATGGTTCTTTGCAAACCAGGTTCTATCACTCCACACACTGAATTTAAAGGTGAAGTTTACGTATTAAGCAAAGAAGAAGGTGGACGTCATACTCCATTCTTCAATAAATACCGTCCTCAATTCTATTTCCGTACTACTGACGTAACTGGTGAAGTTACTTTAAATGCTGGTACTGAAATGGTTATGCCTGGTGATAACACATCATTAAATGTTGTGTTGATTCAACCAATCGCAATGGAAAAAGGTTTGAAATTTGCGATTCGTGAAGGTGGCCGTACCGTAGGTGCTGGTCAGGTTACTGAAATCGTTAAATAAGCAAAAAGCGTAAGCTTTTAGCTTAAAGCAAATAAAATTTGTATATTTGCAACATATTCTAAAAGCTGTTTCGATACCCTCGGAATAGCTTTTAGCTTTTACGGGCATGGTGCAACGGTAGCATACGGGTCTCCAAAACCTTTGATCTGGGTTCGAATCCTAGTGCCCGTGCTAATTAATTTGATGATTAGCTGATTTGATGATTTGGTAATGTGTTACTACTTCTAATCATCAAATTATCAAATTACCAAATTTTCAAATTGGAAAAAATGAACAAATTAACAACATACCTGAAAGACTCTTACAAGGAGTTGGTAGAAAAAGTAACTTGGCCTGGTTGGGAACAACTGCAGCAGTCAACAATGATTGTTTTAGGTGCAACCTTATTCATTACGGCTATTGTTGCTTTAATGGATTTTGTGGCTAATGGATCTTTAAAATTTATTTACTCTTTATTTAAAAACTAATGGAAGAAATAGTTACACCAGCTGCTGCTCAAGTTGCGCCGGAAAAAGAAACCCGTTGGTATGTTCTACGTGTGGTTAGTGGTAAAGAACGTAAAATTAAAGAGTATCTGGATAAGGATATCGTACGTAATGGCTGGGTTGACATTATTAAACAAGTTTTTTTACCGGTAGAAAAAGTATATAAAGTTCAGGCTGGGAAAAAAGTGATGAGAGAAAGGAATTTCTATCCTGGTTATGTAATGATTGAAGTTACTGCCGGCAAATTGAATGATGATATCGTTCAGCATATCAGCAATATCAGTAATGTAATGCACTTCTTAACCGATGGTAAAGGAAGTAAAGGAAATATCATTTCTTTACGTAAAGCCGAAGTGAATAAAATGTTGGGTAAAGTGGATGAAATGGGAGAAGCAGGAGGTGTTGTGATGAGTGAACCATTTATTGTCGGCGAAACGATCAAAATTATTGATGGGCCATTCAATGACTTTAATGGTGTGATTGAAGAAGTGAATGACGAGAAGAAAAAATTAAAAGTACAGGTGAAAATATTTGGTAGAGCTACACCTGTTGAATTGAATTATATGCAGGTTGAAAAACTTAGCTAGTTATTTCTAAAAATACTCAAGCCGTTACATCAAAATCTGTAACGGCTTTTTTATGTCATTTACTTTTTGATCCTTTTATCTCTGATCTCTTTTAGTGTTTGATCTGAAGGAGCTTCTTCATGTGATATTTTGGATACGCCCAAACGTTGAGCTGCGTATATGCCTGAGTGTCCGCTAAAATAATATGCAGTAAAACAGGCAATTGCATAATATAGAATATACTCGCCTCCAAAAAGTTCTGCCCCCATTATGGTACAGGCAATGGGGGTATTGGTGGCTGCAGCAAATACGGCAATAAAGCCCAGTCCAGCCATCAGGTCTACTGGAGCGCCGGTAAGTATAGCGATGGTATTGCCAAGTGCGGCGCCGATAAAGAATAAGGGAGTTACCTCCCCACCTTTAAAACCCATTCCTATGGTGATAGCTGTAAACAATATTTTCCAGAACCAACTGAAGTAAGTAGCCCCACCTTCTTTAAATGAAGAGACTATGGTGACCGCATTTGCATCAGGGTTAGTTACACCCAATCCTAAATAATCTCTTGTGCCTACCGCATAAGTTAATCCAATAATGATCAAACCGCCGATCGCAGGAATTAACCATTTTGTTGGTATAAAGCGATTGCTGTAATTTTTTATAGTATGTGATAGTTCAGCAAATAAAAAACCTGCTAGTCCAAAAAGAACTCCTGCTCCGGCAACTTTTATGAGCAGGCTGATATTAAAATGCTGTAATGAAAAGCCATCAATAGCCTGACTTAAACTGATATGATAGGCCGTATGATGTATACCATAAGCAGCACAGGTTATATCAGCCAATACGCTTGCCATAAAACAAGGAAACAAGGCATTGTGATTGATCTTGCCTATAGCTAATACTTCCAGGGCAAAGACAGCTCCGGTAACAGGCGTACCAAATACTGCTCCAAAACCGGCAGCAATACCGGCCATCAACAATATTTTTACATCCTGTTTGTCTAATCTAAACCAACGGGCAAATAACGCAGCAATACTTCCTCCCATTTGAACCGCTGTACCTTCTCTTCCGGCAGATCCTCCAAAAAGATGTGTAATGATCGTAGTGATCAAAACAAGGGGCGTCATGCGCTTTGGAACACCTCCTCCAGGCTCATGTATTTCTTCCATGATGAGGTTATTGCCCGCTTCTGCATTTCCTCCGAGATACTTATAAATAAAATAGATGAGTATACCGGCCAAGGGTAGAAGAAATAACAGCCATTCGTTCTGGTAACGGATTGCCGTGGCCTTATCCAGTAACCATAAAAATAATGCCACCAGAGAGCCTATAATAAATGAAACAGGAAGTACCAAGGCTGTCCACCTTATAATATATTTTACAATGGCTGATTGTTCAAATGAGTTTTTAAGTTGCTGCATATCCTACAAATAAAATAAATATACGAGGCAGTATCTGCCCTTGGGTTACTATTTTTTGTAGGCGCCATTAGTCGTTTCTTACAGAAAGACGGTTGAGTAGGAAGACACCATTTCCTTTGGTTACAAATTTAATCAATAAGTATGGATTAGCGAAGATTTATAATACTTATTGTAGTAGCCCTGCACTCCATTGCAGGGCATATATAGATTTGTAATATTTTGTTTTTAAAACAATAAGTTTTTCTAAAGCTTCCAGACTTTTATTCTCACGACTGTTTATCAAGAATAAAGAGCTTTCTCCATTAAAAAATTTAATCTCCTCTGCTTCCAGCATTTTTTGATAATTCGAATAATTTTTACTTTGTAGGATTACTTGCTCTTTCAACGTAATAAATTCGTTATAATAACTTTTGATCTTCAACTCTATATATCGTCTTTTTTGCCCTAGTTCCAGTTTTGTTTCTTCGATTTTTAATTTCGCTTTTTTGTAATTTCCTCTTCCTTCAGATAACCTTATGGGTATTTCAAATTTTACGTTGTATTGATAATTATTTTGAAATAAGGAAGCTTTAGAGATAGTATTTGCAAAATTGTACCCTTTGCCTAAATGGTTATATCTAAAATCAAGTTTGGGCAACAGGTCCTGAAATTTTAATTTCTTATCGATATTGAGTATGTCTAATTTGTACACATATTTTTTTAATTCGGGATGATACTTGTCAGCCGTTGCTAACAAATCGGGTAATGATACATTGAAATTGGCGATAGCTGTTTCATTATCCCAATTATCCTGAGGGATAATGGTTTCCGGTAGTTGATACGGTTCATTATTTTTTAGCCATAAGTAGGCTGATAATTGCAGGCCTGTATTCTGAAACTCCAGCCAGGCATTGTTTTGCATTAATTGAAAATTTTGTAACTGAGCCAAAGCTTCAGTAGTATCTATTGCTGCTAATTCTCCATTGAAGAAAGATTTGCGAACCAGTTCCAATCGTTTTTGATTAGTCGCTACATTATTTTTTATTACAACATACGTTTGATAAGTCTTCACCCATTGCCAATAAGTTTCTAAAGCATTTAATAAAAGATCATTAATGGCGGCTCTTTGTTCAACACTGGCAAGCGAATTAAATATTTTAGCTTGTTGTAAGAAGGCCCTTCGTTTATCAATCAAAAGATTTTTTAGTATGGGGATATTAACACCAATGTAATTACTTTGTCCCTTGCTTTGCGTAGGATCAACTCTATCCCCCGAAAGGTCTTCAGTTCCTGCTAAAATGTCTATCCCATACCAGGTGGGTATTTTAATTTCAGGAGAGATGTCCCTGTAATAATTAACGCCATCAAATGTTTTATCAGCTATATATGTATTAACAATAGGGTCGAAGCCTGCACGTGCAGTAATGATATCTGCTTTTGATTTGTCTATATTAATGCCGGCGAGTTTTGCAACAGGATGAAAATTTCGGACTAAATCCATTAGCTGCTCTGCATTCAACGTTTTAGTCGGCTGCTCTTGGGCAAAGCTATTGAGGCAAATGCATGTAACGATCAATAAAAATAAATTCCTATAAAGTGTCATTATTTTTTTGTTTTATCTGTTTCTTTCTTGTCTTTTGTTGAGTAATAATCAGGAGGGAATCCATTGATGTTGCGCCATAGCTCATACCAAATGGGTACATCCTTTAGTAAGGCAATTCCCTGTGCACCGCTGCCGATTTTTAATTGACTCGGCCATTTTTTATCGGCCGTATCTTCTGCCACTAATACTCTGAACATACCATTAGGACTAATGCTGTTTTCATAAGCTATTATCTTTCCGCCGAATGTACCATAGCTGCCTTCCGGCCAACCACTAAATACTATTGCAGGAAATCCATCAAACATGAATCGTACCTTTTGTCCCACATTTATTAACGGAAGATCAATGGGACGTATATACATTTCCACGGCATAGTTTACTTTGTCCGGAACAATAACAGTTATACGTTCTCCTTCTTTTAATATCTCACCGATACCTGATTTTTTTGCTTGAACTATTTGACCATCCTGCGGAGCAAGAATGATATACATCCCATTTCTAATCGTATAGTTACTTACCATATTTTCAAGTTTAGCCACATCACTTTCTTCATTAGCTACCATGCTTAGACTTTGAAACCTATCACCTTCTGTTTTCCCAATTTTTTCTGCGTAATCCTGCTCCACACTATTTTGTTCAATTTTTACATTTGTAGTTTCTTGTTGTGTTTGTGCCAGCTTATTTTCTATCATTATTTTTTTTGCCAGCGCATTTTGATATGATAAATTTCTTTGTTGCAATTGCGTTTTAGAGACAAGTCCGTCAGTAAACATTTTTTGTTGTCTTTCATATTGATCTTTTGCTAGGGAATATTCGTTTTCTGCGGCGAAGAGTTCAGCTTTTTCCCCTTTCAATTTACTTTCTAATTGAGAGAGCTTGTTTCTCAATTGCTCTATCTTTAATTTTTTAGCTTGATTGAGCGCTTCTATCTGTGTTTCTGTTGTATT
It contains:
- a CDS encoding riboflavin synthase; this encodes MFTGIIETTGVVKEIILSGTNKTYLIESAIADELKVDQSLAHDGVCLTVEKISNKVHQITAVEETLSKTNLNDWKVGHIVNIERCMLMNGRLDGHIVQGHVDTTAKCVTIAEKNGSWDFSFEFDEKFAALIIEKGSITLNGTSLTVFNVSRKNFTVTIIPYTYHHTNIQYVQLNDQVNIEFDIIGKYLQRTLSLTKTK
- the rpsU gene encoding 30S ribosomal protein S21, yielding MLIIDSKDCENIDKALKKYKKKFEKSRVLLQLRDRQSFTKPSIRRRTQVLKAVYKQNIAIGKIDI
- a CDS encoding tyrosine-type recombinase/integrase; protein product: MSANQQSIQSFLDYLKFEKRYSRHTVISYQTDLIAFFDFIELQFGTTDIASIHSSFIRSWLAGLKDQAMESKTINRKISSLKSFFKYQLKKGIVKVSPMTTIISQKVSKRLPQYVEENDIATLFNYVEFPDNWAGRTDRLLLQLFYNTGMRQAELVSLKESNIDKSNSSLKVLGKGNKERVLPVSNELMQSILFYIEAKRTEFEVFDKEVLLINNKGVKLYPKYVYNSVKKYLTEVTTIDKKSPHVLRHSFATHLMNNGADLNAVKELLGHSSLAATQVYTHNTIEKLKDVYKKAHPKA
- a CDS encoding acyltransferase family protein; the protein is MYNNNFNFLRLLGAILVIFSHSFYVAGEVYNEPVNAITNGQFEASAFGLSIFFFISGLLVTKSALDSRNVIVFLRKRIYRIYPALVALVLISVFIIGPIFTQLSVFDYFANSDTWKYLYTMTGFRIRMNLPGVFTDNFYNTHSFNASLWSIEVELFLYLSLALFLFLGMLKRKKLFAYIAALVMIICILLLAFKPNTDGNLHRHLNLICIFYLGCFVAVVKLNQQQVLLILFSSAAAYMLFRLINLPNFDPSFLLLPLLSLPVYLFGFSNLIKLWIKKDLSYGLYIFAFPVQQMLFKISSFPISAYGLFYLTLLITTGLAMASWAYIEKPFILMKNKKR
- a CDS encoding HPF/RaiA family ribosome-associated protein — translated: MNVNIQTVHFDADAKLVTYVEKKLSKLFQFHDRITKVDVYLKLDNVVHNIKDKVAEIKVHIPKYDFFVKHSSKSFEESFDEALNSVITQIKRKKERLAA
- the tuf gene encoding elongation factor Tu, with protein sequence MAKESFKRDKPHLNVGTIGHVDHGKTTLTAAITDVLSKRGLAEKKNYDDIDGAPEEKERGITINTAHVEYATAARHYAHVDCPGHADYVKNMITGAAQMDGAILVVAATDGPMPQTKEHILLARQVGVPQIVVFMNKVDLVDDPELLELVEMEIRELLSSYGFDGDNTPIIQGSATGALAGEEKWIAKINELMDAVDSYIPLPPRLVDLPFLMSVEDVFSITGRGTVATGRIERGRIKVGEAIEIVGLMEKPLASTVTGVEMFKKLLDEGEAGDNAGLLLRGIEKTQIRRGMVLCKPGSITPHTEFKGEVYVLSKEEGGRHTPFFNKYRPQFYFRTTDVTGEVTLNAGTEMVMPGDNTSLNVVLIQPIAMEKGLKFAIREGGRTVGAGQVTEIVK
- a CDS encoding acyltransferase family protein is translated as MSAKVHFSGLDGLRFISITFVVLHHLFTFKANFGFTAIDLPVLGTIGYYGIQFFFAGSGFLITYLLLREYGKYNTISLRSFYARRILRIWPAYYLLIILALVVVLKYPFFNIPDLTDTYLQSNFQKGNLLYFLFLPHIVPFSFPTTPYVHQTYTIGIEEQFYFIWGMIFFLIPKLTKRVFIGVLLGIVVINFSHDYFYEVLKKMEHIKAVDIFLRTATYIKYCRFSTFAIGSLFAFAFFQHKKWIQVFKSVYFQLFVYALLVSSIWFDLYIPYCRDEYISLIMLCVFGIAAFKETSIINYSASWLSFLGKVSYGIYLFHIFAIIFAIKICNNVFHLSFDNYTGMSLLIIVAMLLSVLFGIISYYTIEKFFLQIKKRFEKV
- the secE gene encoding preprotein translocase subunit SecE encodes the protein MNKLTTYLKDSYKELVEKVTWPGWEQLQQSTMIVLGATLFITAIVALMDFVANGSLKFIYSLFKN